The following proteins are encoded in a genomic region of Ailuropoda melanoleuca isolate Jingjing chromosome 10, ASM200744v2, whole genome shotgun sequence:
- the UNC93A gene encoding protein unc-93 homolog A — MERSLKNVLVVSFGFLLLFTAYGGLQSLQSSLYSEEGLGVTALSTLYGGMLLSSMFLPPLLIKKFGCKWTIVISMCCYVAFSLGNFYASWYTLIPTSILLGLGAAPLWSAQCTYLTIMGNTQAEKVGKVGRDVVNQYFGIFFLIFQSSGVWGNLISSLVFGQTPTQEAIPEEQLLSCGASDCLMATASTNSTQRPSQTLIYTLLGIYTGSGVLAVLLVAVFLEPIKDAQQKSEGEKELPFWSTLLSTFRLLRDRRLRLLVLLPLYSGFEQAFLAGDYTRSSGVWGNLISSLVFGQTPTQVLYGVLFEKNKEAAFASYRLWEALGFVIAFGYSTFLCVNIKLHILLGVLGLAMLAYGTVEYLEAKTLARPVATEQTKPADGAETETAM, encoded by the exons AGCAGCCTGTACAGTGAGGAAGGCCTGGGGGTGACGGCACTCAGCACGCTGTATGGTGGGATGCTCCTGTCCTCCATGTTCCTCCCGCCGCTCCTGATTAAGAAGTTTGGCTGCAAGTGGACCATCGTCATCTCCATGTGCTGTTACGTGGCCTTCTCCTTGGGCAACTTCTACGCCAGCTG GTACACCTTGATTCCCACCTCCATACTGCTGGGTCTTGGAGCAGCCCCGCTGTGGTCCGCTCAATGCACGTACCTCACCATCATGGGAAACACACAAGCAGAGAAGGTGGGAAAAGTTGGCAGAGATGTGGTGAACCAGTATTTTGGCATCTTCTTTCTCATATTCCAGTCATCCGGTGTGTGGGGCAACCTGATCTCCTCCCTGGTGTTTGGCCAGACACCCACTCAAG AGGCCATCCCAGAGGAGCAGCTCTTGTCTTGTGGAGCCAGTGACTGTCTGATGGCCACGGCGTCCACCAACAGCACCCAGCGTCCCTCGCAGACACTCATCTACACCCTGCTGGGCATCTACACGG gGAGCGGCGTCCTGGCGGTCCTGCTCGTAGCCGTGTTTCTCGAACCCATCAAAGACGCTCAGCAGAAAAGTGAAGGGGAGAAGGAATTACCTTTCTGGTCCACCCTGCTGTCGACCTTCAGGCTGCTTCGAGACCGGCGCCTGCGCCTCCTGGTGCTGCTGCCCTTGTACAGCGGATTCGAGCAAGCCTTCCTCGCGGGCGACTACACCAGG TCATCCGGTGTGTGGGGCAACCTGATCTCCTCCCTGGTGTTTGGCCAGACACCCACTCAAG TGCTTTACGGCGTTCTGTTCGAGAAGAACAAGGAGGCTGCCTTTGCGAGTTACCGCCTGTGGGAAGCGCTGGGGTTCGTCATTGCGTTCGGATACAGCACATTCTTGTGCGTCAACATCAAACTCCACATCCTCCTGGGGGTCCTGGGTCTGGCCATGCTGGCGTACGGGACCGTGGAGTATCTGGAGGCCAAGACGCTGGCCAGGCCAGTTGCCACGGAACAGACAAAGCCAGCGGACGGGGCGGAAACAGAGACAGCCATGTGA